The region GGTATTTCCCATGGCAGGTAACTGCAGAGGGTCATTTATCATCTATGCACTTGGCACGGCTGTCATCTGGACTTGCTTTGACTATTAAGATTTTCCTGCAGAATTTGTTGAGGTCTCACtgagtgtagtggcacacacttgaaATTCTTGCGCGAAGGCAGTcgagggctacatagcaagatccctcTCCACCCCAAAATGGATACTGGTTGAGGTCCTAGGCTGAATACTTGACACGTGAACATTCACAGCCTGTGAggggcctctttctttcttctgctttgggGCTTCCACAAGGTTTGTGGAAATCAGCCCTGATTGGCTCACTGGCAAGAGTCTGAGCTATTGTGACCCTCATATCACCTGAGCTCTTCAAGTCCTTCAACTGGATAATGATGCCTGGAGTTcctttcactgtcttaaaatgcCCCAAATCCTCCCCCaggttttttccttttaagtCGCTTCTGCATGGGTTGGGTTTGTTTGCAAGAGCTGCCTGTCAAAACCTGCGTGCATCTCAAAGCTTCACCAAAGGAACCATCCAACCAAAGTTTCAGGACTCCCTGGAAGATCTGGGGGCCTAGCAAGGTGAGGTCCAGCCTAtaagttttcattcccacactGTAGATTCTCTTCTAGATTTTCTTGGGAACTCGCGTCTCTCTAGGTCCTTGAATAGTTCAGCTAGGTTCCTACTTCCAAACCTGCAAAGCCCCAAATGAGATGCTACAGACAGTCTTCCATTTCATGACAACTTTGCTTATAAACCTGTTCTTCAAATGTATTAGATACAATGATATATGGGTAACACCTATAAAATGATTATATGGCCAATATATTTACAAATAGgtattattctctttctttctttctttctttctttctttctttctttctttctttctttctttctttctttcttttttgagacagtttcttcaGCCCGTGCTAGATTCAAATTCCCTATGAAGCGTCCTGAAAGccctgaactcctggtcctcctatctccacctccaaCTACTGGATGTGTGTCTCCATGTCCAGCtgatggggtgctgggaactcaaacCAGGACATGATTCATGCCTAGGAAGCACCCTtctaactgagctacacccttgGCCCTCTTGGGATTTCTTCTTATCACCCTAAGAATAGTAATGGCAATGGAGGGTGAGAGCCTTTGAGGGTTTTGGTCTCCATTCTACCCGTTAACTAGGGAAATGCTGATTTGAATTTATTGATTTGCTTACCAAGTGTAGAACTTTCAGAATCTGGGGTTGTATAAATcagttaacttaaaaaaaaatcctgcaacAATGGCTTTTCAAATCTTTATGGGGACTCTTTGGATACCATTATTACAGaaaaatcagtgtgtgtgtgtgtgtgtgtgtgtgtgtgtgtgtgtgtgatagagaagGATGAGAGGGGCAAGGGAgtagaggggagaagaggagagaggagaggaggaagaggatctGAGGAGatgagggggagaagggaggaaaggtagggaggggaagagaaagagaagagaggaggcgATATTATTCCACATGAAGTTAGGGAAAGGCAAAATCAGATTTGGTTTCTTTGTACTTTGATTCTAAATCACTTGCAAAGAAAACGTAAAGACTTAACCCAGAGGACCCCATCGTGTAAATTGAGAACAGTAACCTTGGGACACCGGCACAGGGAACAGCTATTTATGTCGGGCAAGCTCTAACCTAGCCCATAGAGGTACAGTACAAGCCAACTGGGTCTTGCGGTCAAGACTCAGTTCACTTGTCCTGCTGCCACCCGGGAGTCTCAGGACGCCTGGGTCGGCACCCTCCTCCAGGATCCCTGCAAGGCCGAGTTGCAGAGCAGACTCCCCGCCCCTGCCGCCGTCCACGCCCCAGTCCCCGCCCGTCCCGTCGCGTCCTCGCGACCCTTCTTAAGCGTGGAGGAGCGAAGGCCGGGACATGGTGTTCTGGCCACAGAGCAACCAGCTCCTCGGAGCTCGCGCAACCGGACGCCCAGGCCGTAGTTCCCGGGGGCGGGCAGGCGCTGCGGGCTTCCCGGCTGCCCGCCTTCCCCGGCACCCGAGCGGGCCATGCACCCGGGCTAGAGCGTAGCCGCCGGCATGCCGCTCCCGCTGCTGCTCGCCGCGCTCTGCCTCGCCGCCCGCCCGGCGCCCGCGCGCGCCTGCCAGCTGCCGTCGGAGTGGCGACCCCTCAGCGAGGGCTGCCGAGCAGAGCTGGCCGAGACCATCGTGTATGCCAAGGTGCTGGCGCTGCACCCAGAGGTGCCCGGCCTCTACAACTACCTGCCGTGGCAGTACCAAGCTGGAGAGGGAGGGCTCTTCTATTCCGCCGAGGTGGAGATGCTGTGTGACCAGGCGTGGGGCAGTATGCTGGAGGTGCCCGCCGGCTCCCGGCTCAATCTTACAGGTCTGGGCTACTTCTCCTGTCACTCCCACACGGTGGTCCAGGACTACTCCTATTTCTTCTTTGTCAGGTGAGCCTGGCCCCTCTGCGGGCTACCTGCAGCAGGTCAGGAGTGCCCGGGGCCCGCTTTTAGCCAAAGTAGAACATACCTTAGACTCTTTGCattctctcttgctgtgtcctctATGAAGATCCTGACCACCCTTGGCTGAGGATGAGATTCAGAGACGATTTTGGAGTCATGTCCACAGAAGGGTGCTAAAGGCAAAAAGGTTGAAGTGGTGAAGTGGCCTTGTTTatgagatggtttttttttttttttttttcctgtgatcttcctgcctcagcttctgagtgctgggatttaccGGCTCATGCTACCACACGCAGCTCTAAAAGTGCTTTCCAACCGTCCATTTGATGTATTGAGGAAGTTGGCCTTTGGAATCAGTTGTTGGGattctggctttgaacttctcaAGTGTGAGTTGTGAGCCAAACACTTCTCTCAGAGTCCAACTCTCATGCTGTTCCCCTCCAGCAATTCCCATCTGGCtgaaagagagacacagatacTGATGGGAGCACCTGAAGCTCCCGGGGATGTCCTGTTGTTTAACTTGCATCCGCTCCCTCTTTTCTACCCACTTCAGGGCCAGAAGGCAGCCTTGTTGCCTTGTTCCTCTCGCATACTGCCTGCCAGATAGTTCCCATTAGCAGGGCTTTAGGGGAAAGGTAAAAACTCCAGGTCACTGCTTTGAAGAGTGCAGAGGGACACCAGGCAGGTGGTCCCTTGTAAACAATATCAGTCTTGTGAAGTTCCACGGAGGTTGGCCTAAAATCAGCAGGAAATGTATGTTCCCAAATTCAGTTCATTTTTATTGGCTACCGAATTCTACCTAAATCGCAGGTAGAAAACAGCAGGTGGCTCCTCAAGTTCATGGTTATAAATCAGTTAAGATGGGTATAGAACAATGGCGAGAGACACGGGCATAGAATCTTAGCCAGGTTTTTGAACAGTTGACGACTCACTCCAAAGCTGTATGATCAGCGATCCTCCTAGTTTTGCCAATTGTAAAACAGCACCAAGGCTCCAGGGAATGATTCCGAGCAGGGGCTTCAGATTCGTTTTGGAGtctctgagaaagaaaacagtaagtTCCGCAGAGGGATGTCCTGAAGCTCGGCACATGTGCTTTCCATATTGAAGGCAGGCTAAGTTTAGAATGCGTGTTCTGCTTTGTGTTGGCTTGAGGAGCTTAGCCAGattaggttgatttttttttttaattgtctggAAAGTATAGTTTCTAAATAaagtcagccagggctgtgtgAGTGCCTTTCTTGATCCAGAAATCCAACTCagtcttttcatgtttttatttaggGAAAACATTGAGAGCCCAACTATAACACAACTTGACAGTGCTTTATTTTCCACTGGATCAAAAGCTCAAGAACTGACTAGACAATGTTggatttttttgccttttttttttcattttaaatcacaAAGTGGTCCAGTGACTGTGCAGTGGTCAGTCAATGTTGTCATCTTTTGCGATGACATAATTACAGAAAGTTAAGACAGACCAGCAGTCACACGATGCTGTGACAGGTTGTCTTTTCCTAGGTCTCTCTTGCCTTGAAGTAGGCTAATAATGTCATACAACGCACCCTTCCTCAGTTGTTCTGGCTTCTCCCCTGTCTCTTGCTCACTCACTGCGGCTGGCAAATGGGAAGGAATGGAGCGTTTATTTCGGCTCATCTCAGAGGGCTCATTCCTTTCCTGTATAGTTCTGTACACTTGGGCAgatggctgtggtggtgcatgggCGAAGGCTGTTCACCTCAcggcaaacaggaagcagagaaggaataCAGGAAGGGGCTGTGGTAGGATGCAGATTCAAAGGCATCCTCCCAGTGACTTATTTCCTTTGGAAACTTCTGCAGCCTCCCACCCTAGTTGGGTACGAAGGTTGAGCACATGAAACTGAGAGGAGGGGGAACATTCCAAATTCAAACTGGAACGCTTGGGTTAAAATTCTCACCCCCCccgatttctctttctttctttctttctttctttctttctttctttctttctttctttctttctttctttcttcctttttaaattttatttccttttttggttaagtttgctttatttatttatattttatatatgagtgttttgcatatatgcctacatgccagaagagggcacaagatctcattacagatggttgtgagctgcatgtgggtgctgggaattgaactcggaacctctggaagagcagccaatgctcttaacccctgagctatctccccagccctgatttCCATTTCTAGCAAGCACTTTACACCAGAGCATGTAAAAACATTGACTGCTATTTGTATACTCGCATGCACTCTGTTCCAAGTGCTtcattctatttgtgtgtgttggatgagtatatatgtgtatgtggtacaTGCATaagagtgtgtgcacatgcaaagaCCAGAGGAAGAtgctggtgtcttcctctattgcccTCCACTTTATTgccttgagtcagggtctctcattgacctgggaGCTCACTGTTTGGGCTAGGCTGGGCTAGTAGGTTCTCAggagctgcctgtctctgtcatCCAGTGCTGATATTACCGGCAGGAACAGCCATGACTATCTTCTTATGTGGGTGCTATGAATTCAATTTTGGGTCCTCACACTTGACCAGGAaggcccttacccactgagccacatctccagccctgtttaCGGTTTTTCCAGTGCAGCCCCCATGGTAACACCAGGAAAGTAGGCTCTACTATAATATAATCCTCTTGTAGCAGACTGGAAGATGATGGTACTTAAAGAAGAAACTTTGAGACTTGAATGTAACAGCGAGACTTGAATCCAGGTCACATTATAACTGGCTGCCCTCTCACCAGGAAGTAAGGAACAATAGGAGAAGGAAAGTCCTGGGGGACTTGGGAAATAGACACAGACATGAATGCGcatctcttttttcccctctgtctAGACTCTGTGCTTAAGAAAACCTTAAGGTTAGACTCAAGTAATGAAAAGTGGAAAACAGAAGTGCTAACTGTGGGGTCTCTTCCTGGGAACcattgcaaatttcatgatgaaaTTAGCAAGATCATCTCTGTCCTTTGTAAACGGGACTGAAGCTGACCCACCCCCAATAACCTCCCTTGTCTCTCTGCTTTGACCCCACCCCCTTAGGATGGATGAAAATTACAATCTCTTGCCTCATGGAGTCAATTTTCAAGATGCCATCTTCCCAGacacacaagaaaacagaaggaTGTTTTCCAGCCTCTTCCAGTTTGCTAATTGCTCCcaagggcaggagctgatgacgTTCTCGAGCGACTGGGAGATCCAGGAAGACAACAGGGTAAGAGCGGGCTGGAACCTGTGCCTCGACAAAACAGGAGTGTAGCCATATCTTCCAGGAACGTCATAACCAATGGTGTTGAGAGTCCTCTCCAAATTATGCATCCTTCATCTCCCTCATGGCTGAGAGAGAATATTGATCTT is a window of Chionomys nivalis chromosome 13, mChiNiv1.1, whole genome shotgun sequence DNA encoding:
- the Ccdc3 gene encoding coiled-coil domain-containing protein 3 — protein: MPLPLLLAALCLAARPAPARACQLPSEWRPLSEGCRAELAETIVYAKVLALHPEVPGLYNYLPWQYQAGEGGLFYSAEVEMLCDQAWGSMLEVPAGSRLNLTGLGYFSCHSHTVVQDYSYFFFVRMDENYNLLPHGVNFQDAIFPDTQENRRMFSSLFQFANCSQGQELMTFSSDWEIQEDNRLMCSSVQKALFEEEDHVKKLQQKVATLEKRNRQLRERVKKVKRSLRQARKNSRHLELVNQKLNEKLAGAGAQQHLNALGREPPRAPYLHG